The DNA region GCAGGAGCGCCGCAAGGCACTCGGCGGGTACGTGCCGACCCGCCGGACCGTCGCCCGACCGCTGCCGATCCCGTCGAGTGAGCGCTTCGGCGACGTCAAGCGCGGCTCCGGCAAGCAGAAGGTCGCCACCACGATGGCCTTCGTCCGGCTGCTCAAGGACATCATGAAGGACCGCGAGTTCGGCAAGCGGTGGGTGCCGATCATCCCGGACGAGGCCCGCACCTTCGGCATGGACTCGCTGTTCCCGACGCAGAAGATCTACTCGCCGCACGGGCAGAAGTACACCGCGGTGGACCGGGAGCTGTTCCTGTCGTACAAGGAGTCCACCGCCGGGCAGATCCTGCACGAGGGGATCAACGAGGCCGGTTCGGTGGCGTCGTTCACCGCCGCCGGCACGTCGTACGCCACCCACGACGAGCCGATGATCCCGCTGTACATCTTCTACTCGATGTTCGGCTTCCAACGCACCGGCGACGCGTTCTGGGCGGCGGCCGACCAGATGGCCCGCGGCTTCGTGCTGGGTGCCACCGCCGGGCGGACCACGCTCAACGGCGAGGGACTGCAGCACGAGGACGGTCACTCCCAGTTGCTCGCCGCGACCAACCCGGCGGTGGTGGCCTACGACCCGGCGTTCGCCTTCGAGATCGCGCACATCGTGGAGAACGGCCTGCACCGGATGTACGGCGAGTCGCCGGAGAACATCTTCTACTACCTGACGGTGTACAACGAGCCGATCCTGCAGCCGGCCCAGCCCGACGGGCTCGACGTCGAGGGCCTGCTCAAGGGGCTCTACCGGTACTCGCCGGCACCGCAGGTGAGTCGGGCCGACGGTGGCGAGGCGCCCCGGGCGACGATCCTCGCCTCCGGCACCGGCATGCAGTGGGCGCTCAAGGCGCAGCAGTTGCTCGCCGAGGACTGGGGGGTTGCCGCCGAGGTGTGGTCGGTGACCTCCTGGACCGAGCTGCGTCGGGACGCGGTGGCCTGCGAGGAGCACAACCTGCTCAACCTGGGCGGTGAGGCGCGGGTGCCGTACGTGCGCACCGCGCTGGCCGACGCGCCGCCGTCGGTGGTCGCGGTCAGCGACTGGATGCGGGCGGTGCCGGACCTGATCGCCCGCTGGATCCCGGGCGACTACACCTCGCTGGGCACCGACGGGTTCGGTCTGTCCGACACCCGGCACGCGTTGCGGCGGCACTTCCACGTCGACGCCGAGTCGGTGGCCGTGGCGACGCTGCGGCAGTTGGCGTTGCGCGGCGAGGTGCCGGCCGAGGTGCCGGCGGGGGCCGCCAAGAAGTACGCGATCGACGACGTCAACGCCGCTCCGGTCGGGGAGACCGGCGGCGACTCCTGACCGGTTTCCCGTATCCGACAGTAGGGCCCCGGCGGATCACCGCCGGGGCCCTACTGTCGGTCGACGCAGGCCGGTAGGGCGGCCACGATCGTCCGGGCCGGTCAGCAGACGTCGGCGGAGTGCCGGGCGGCGGCCAGATCCGACAGCCGTCCCAGGGAGGTCTCCAGGTCCGCGCCGACCCGGTGTTTGCCGAGCCGCAGCAGGGTCGCGCTGACCTGGCCGGCCGGCCACCGTACGACGGTCAGCCGGACGGCCGTGCCGTCGCCTTCCGGGGTGAGCTCGACCTGCACCTCGGTGCGGGCCTCGGCGCGGATCCCCGGGCCGGCGGCGCGTTCCCGCCAGGCGATCAGCTTCGGCGGCTGGAACTCGATGACCTCGGCCTCCGCTGCTGCGCCGTCGGCGGTGTGCACCCGCATCCGGCGGGTGTCGGTCCCGATCACCTCGGCCTGGCGGACCCCGGCGAGCCAGTCGGGCAGCAGCGCGGCCTGTCCCACCACCTCCCAGACGGTGTCGATCGGTGCCTCCACCCGCCCACTGCGTTCGATGAGGATCATCTGCCCTGCCTGTCTGCCTGCTCGTCGGGACAGGCGCAGCGTAAATCACATTAACCGCAAAAGGTGCAGACTTCGTGGTTCAGGTAGATGCGGACAACACCGCGAAGCCGACAGCCCGGGCCCCTGACCACCGGTCGGCCACCCGCCGGCCGTAGGCTGGAGGACGTGACGGTACGCGTACGCTTCGCCCCCTCCCCCACCGGTATGTTCCACGTCGGCGGGGCCCGCTCCGCGCTGCAGAACTGGATCTACGCCAAGCAGCACGGTGGTGTGTTCGTGCTCCGGGTGGAGGACACCGACGCGGCACGCAACCGCCCGGAGTGGATCGACGGCATCCTCACCGCGCTGGACTGGATCGGCATCCAGCGGGGCTCCTACGAGGGCCCGTACTTCCAGTCCGCCAACGCCGAAGAGCAGCGGGCCGCCGCCGAGCGACTGCACCAGTCCGGTCGGGCGTACTACTGCGACTGCGCCCGGGCCGACGTGCAGGCCCGCACCGGCAGCGAACACCGGGGGTACGACGGTTTCTGCCGCGACCGTAACCTCACCGCCGGTGCCGGCCGGGCGCTGCGCTTCCGTACGCCGGACACCGGGGCCACCACGGTGATCGACCTGGTCCGGGGCGAACCGACCTTCGACAACAAGTTGATCGAGGATTTCGTCATCGCCCGGGCCGACGGGTCACCGGTGTTCCTGCTGGCCAACGTGGTCGACGACATCACCCAGGGGATCACCCACGTGATCCGCGCCGAGGAGCACCTGCCCAACACGCCGAAGCAGCAACTGCTCTGGGAGGCGCTCGGCGTCAAGCCGCCGATCTGGGCGCACGTGCCGGTGGTGGTCAACGAGAAGCGGCAGAAGCTGTCCAAGCGCCGCGACAAGGTGGCGTTGGAGGCGTACCGGGACGAGGGCTACCTGGCCGACGCGATGCGCAACTACCTGATGCTGCTCGGCTGGGCGCCCAGCAACGACCGGGAGATCGTCGCATGGTCGGTGATCGAGCAGGAGTTCCGACTGGAGGCGGTCAACCCGTCGCCGGCCTTCTTCGACGAGAAGAAGCTGCGGGCCTTCAACGGCGAGTACATCCGGGCGCTGTCGGTCGACGAGTTCATCGCGGCCTGCCAGCCCTGGCTGACCGGGACGCCGCCGGAGCCCGGGACGCCGGCGGGCACCGGTATCCCGGTGCCCCCGTGGCGCCCGGCGGACTACGACCCCGCCACGTTCGCGGCGGTCGCGCCGCTGGCCCAGACCCGGATCGCGGTGCTCAGCGAGATCGTCGCCAACGTGGACTTCCTCTTCCTCGACGCGCCGGCAGTCGACGACGCCGCGTGGGCGAAGGCGATGAAGGAAGGTGCCGCCGACCTGCTGGACGCGGCGATCATCGCCTTCGATGCCCTGCCGCAGTGGTCGGCCGAGCCGCTGAAGGCGGCGCTGGAGCAGGTCGGTGCCGCGCGCGGCCTCAAACTCGGCAAGGCCCAGGCACCGGTACGGGTGGCCGTGACCGGTCGGTCGGTCGGGTTGCCGCTGTTCGAGTCGTTGGAGGTCCTCGGTCGGGACCGGACGCTGCGCCGCCTTCGCGACGCCCGCGCGACGCTCGGCTGACCCGCGTCCGGACCCGGCTGACCCGGGGTCAGTTGCTGTGGCGGCGGACGAAGAACGCCCCGGCCCCTGCGGCGGCCAGGACCACCAGCCCACCGACCAGCCACGGCCACCAAGGGGTGCTCTCCGTGGAGCTGGTGGCCTGCGGCGTCGCCGGTGCGGCGGACGACTCGGTCGTGGCCGGCGGCGACGGGGCGTCGGTCGGGCTCGGCTGCGCACTCGGTGTCGGGGCGGCCGTCGGCTCGACACCGACCGTCACGGTGAACGCGAGCGTCCCCTTGACCCAGTGCCCATCGGTCGACAACACGTTGTAGTTCACTGTGTACTCACCGGCAGGACCGGGCTGGAACGCCACGCTCACGGCCGAGCCGTCCACGACAGGTGCACCGGTCGACGCCGCAGCACCGTCCGGGCCGGTCACGCTCAGTTCGGTCTGCTCCTGGTTGAGTCGTGCCAGGAAGGTCAGCTCGACCGTCTCCGGGGCCTGCGCCAGCTCGGCCCCATCAGCCGGGTTGCTCCCGGTCAGCACGTTGTGCGCGTACGCCGCCGACCCTCCGAACAGCACACTCAGCAGCCCAACCACCACCGCGAGCAAAACCGCTGGTACGCGTACCACCCTGTCCCCCACATGTTGCGTTCGCCGGATACCATCTGACGCCAGATACGTGCTGGGCCGCCGTTCGGTCGACCTCCCTAGTTGGTCGGCCACCGGCCCGCGATGGTTCCCGAAAAATCCGTCCGGTAGGTGCAACCGTCCAGGGTCGCGCGGAGTCTCTCACAGTGAGGGTCCATGGCCCCGCACACACCGTCGGATTGCGCCGGGCCGCCATCGGGTAGTGAGCACGTCGACGACGTACATGACCTCCGCGGGGGCGAGGGAGTTGACCATGAGACAGCGGGCCATCGGCCGACTCGTCGCGGCCACTGCGCTGCTCCTGGCGTTCGGTGCGGCCACGCTGACGGCTGGCCGGGCCCAGGCGGCACCACCAGCTCCAACGAGCGTCACCGTCGAAGGTGACGACCTGCCGGAGCCGTTGACCGTGACCGCCGAGGCCGACAGTGAACTGTTCACCGCGATGCTGGGGCAGGTCAACTGGCTCACCGGGCCGGGCCAGACCAGTTCGCCGGAGCCGGCCGCGCTCGGCCCGAAGTATCTGGTCGTGGTGCTGATCGACGACGATCCCAGTCGCAGCTACGAGCTGTACCCGCTGGCTGAGGGCGGCCCTCGGGCGTTCCGGCCGGCGGAGCAGCCCGACGGCAGCAAGACCACGGCCGCCTGGTTCTTCGGCCGGCTGACGATGTCGGAGACGCTGCGGGCGGCCGGCGCCCCACTGCCGGCCCGCCCGGACAGCATCAGCGGCGGCATCGGCGGCGGCGAACGAGTGATCCCGCAGGACGCGCTCAATCCGGGCGAGGACCTGGACAAGATGTTCGCCGAGCTGCGGCACGTGCTGCTGCTCAACGGGGCGGTGGTGGTCAGCATCACCCTCGGGCTGGCCGCGATCGCGCTACTGGTGCGGCGCCGGACCCGCTGAGCGGTCATCACACCGCGACCCGACTACCGGCCCGGTGGCGCCCCCGACCCGGTCAACACCAGCGGTGCGGGGGACGTTCGCGGCGGGCGCTGCGTTGGCGTGGTCGCACCCCGAGGTGCCGGTGGGCGCCGGCCCATCCGCGCTGGTCGGCACAGCACCCCGAGGTCGGGTATGGCCGGGGCACCTCGGCATGCTCCTCGCCCGGGCCGGCGAAGGACCGCCCGGCCACGGGCTGATCGTGCTCCGCCTGCTGATCATGACCGGTACCGTTGCTCTGCCCCGCCTCCACGTGCGCCATCACGATCTCCTCACCTCGCACGGGCCGTCCCGAGACGACACCTTGCCAGGTGTGGTCACCGGCGGTGCCGGCGGACCCGGTGGTCCGGGCGCCCAGCGTGCGACCAGTGACACGAGCAGCACGGCGAGCAGGCAGCCGCCGATCACGTCGACCGGCCAGTGGGCCAGCAGCAGCAACCTCGTCGCCCCGATGAAGCCGGCGCCCAGGCAGACCAGCGTCACGACCAGCAGCCGGCCCCGACGACTGACGCTGGGCCAGGCCAGCAGCAGCACGGCCACCGCGACGGCGGCGGCGTTCGTCGTGTGGCCGCTGGGAAAGCCGTTGGCGGCCACGGTGATGAATCCGTCCACCGGTCGCGGCCGGTGCAGCAGCCACTGCCCGGTGAACCAGCCGGCCGGAACGACGGCGGTGACCACCCCGCAGAACCAGGCCCGGGGGCGCTCCCGCCGGAGGGCGAAGACCACGGTCGCGGCCACGCCCGCCGCGACGAACGACACCGTGGCGGCCAGGTCGGTGGCGTACCGCAGCACCGTCACCAGGGCCGGACGGTCCGCCGCGTACCCACGCAGCCGCTCGCTCAGCGGCCCGTCGACCTGGGCGACGATCGCCGGCTCCACGATCAACAGCAGGGTCAGCACCGCCAGGACCAGCCCGGCGGACAGCGGCACCGCGATGGGGGGACGGGCGATCATCCGCCCATGGTGGCACGGCTGCTGTCCCGGCGCAGGCGGAGCGTGACAGGCTGGCAGCGTGGGCAGCAGGAACAACGACCGGGCCGATGCGTCGCCGGCCGGCACGTCCGGTAGCGGTGACGGTCGGCTCACCGCCACGGTGCGTCGGATCGAGCGGTCCGCCGGCGCGCTCGCCACCGCCAGCGTGGCCCGGATGGACGAGGCGCTGCCCTGGTTCCGGGAACTCCCGGCCGACCAGCGGTCCTGGGTGATGGTGATCGCCCAGGCGGGCGTACGGTCGCTGGTCGACTGGCTCCGCGACGGCGGCGGGGCCTCCGGCAGCCCTCAGGCGGTCTCCGACGAAGTGTTCGCCACGGCCCCCCGGGCGCTCGCCCGGTCGATCAGCCTGCAGCACACGGTGGCCCTGATCAAGGTCACCATCGACGTCGTCGAGGCACAGGTGCCGCATCTGGCGGCCGCCGGCGAGGAGTCGTTGCTGCGGGAGGCCGTCCTGCGGTTCTCCCGGGAGATCGCGTTCGCCGCGGCCCGGGTGTACGCGCGGGCGGCGGAGTCCCGGGGCGCGTGGGACGCCCGGTTGCAGGCGCTGCTGGTGGACGCGTTGCTGCGGGGCGACTCGTCGGACGTCCTGGCGAGCCGGGCCGCCGCACTGGGCTGGACCGACGCGACCCCGGTGTCGGTCGTCGTCGGCCGGTCGCCCGGTGGCGAGGTGGCCGCGGTGTTGCAGATCGTCTACCGGGCGGCCCGGCGCCTCGGGGTGGAGACGATCGGCGGGGTGCACAACGACCGGCTCGTGGTGGTCCTGGGCGGCGCGGCGGACTCGTTGGCGGCGACCCGCAACCTGCTGGACGCCTTCGGTACCGGCCCGGTGGTGGTCGGTCCGATGGTGGCGAGCCTGGACGAGGCGACCGAGTCGGCCCGGGCGGCACTGGCCGGCTACCGGGCGGCACCGGCCTGGCCGGGGGCGCCCCGCCCGGTCGCGGCGACCGATCTGCTGCCCGAACGGGCCCTGGCCGGTGACCCGGAGGCGCGCCGCCGGCTGCGCCGGGACGTGTACGCCGAGTTGGTGCGCGCCGGCGGTGAGCTGCTGGACACGCTGGACGCGTACTTCGCCGCCGGTGCGGTGCTGGAGGCGGCCGCCCGGGCGTTGTTCGTGCATCCGAACACCGTGCGGTACCGGTTGCGCCGCATCGGTGAGATCACCGGGCTGTCGCCTTTCGCCGCACGCGACGCGTACGCGCTGCAG from Solwaraspora sp. WMMD791 includes:
- a CDS encoding helix-turn-helix domain-containing protein, yielding MRRIERSAGALATASVARMDEALPWFRELPADQRSWVMVIAQAGVRSLVDWLRDGGGASGSPQAVSDEVFATAPRALARSISLQHTVALIKVTIDVVEAQVPHLAAAGEESLLREAVLRFSREIAFAAARVYARAAESRGAWDARLQALLVDALLRGDSSDVLASRAAALGWTDATPVSVVVGRSPGGEVAAVLQIVYRAARRLGVETIGGVHNDRLVVVLGGAADSLAATRNLLDAFGTGPVVVGPMVASLDEATESARAALAGYRAAPAWPGAPRPVAATDLLPERALAGDPEARRRLRRDVYAELVRAGGELLDTLDAYFAAGAVLEAAARALFVHPNTVRYRLRRIGEITGLSPFAARDAYALQMALAIGRLDPPPPVRTVRRPAGPSID
- a CDS encoding phosphatase PAP2 family protein, translating into MIARPPIAVPLSAGLVLAVLTLLLIVEPAIVAQVDGPLSERLRGYAADRPALVTVLRYATDLAATVSFVAAGVAATVVFALRRERPRAWFCGVVTAVVPAGWFTGQWLLHRPRPVDGFITVAANGFPSGHTTNAAAVAVAVLLLAWPSVSRRGRLLVVTLVCLGAGFIGATRLLLLAHWPVDVIGGCLLAVLLVSLVARWAPGPPGPPAPPVTTPGKVSSRDGPCEVRRS
- the gltX gene encoding glutamate--tRNA ligase; the protein is MTVRVRFAPSPTGMFHVGGARSALQNWIYAKQHGGVFVLRVEDTDAARNRPEWIDGILTALDWIGIQRGSYEGPYFQSANAEEQRAAAERLHQSGRAYYCDCARADVQARTGSEHRGYDGFCRDRNLTAGAGRALRFRTPDTGATTVIDLVRGEPTFDNKLIEDFVIARADGSPVFLLANVVDDITQGITHVIRAEEHLPNTPKQQLLWEALGVKPPIWAHVPVVVNEKRQKLSKRRDKVALEAYRDEGYLADAMRNYLMLLGWAPSNDREIVAWSVIEQEFRLEAVNPSPAFFDEKKLRAFNGEYIRALSVDEFIAACQPWLTGTPPEPGTPAGTGIPVPPWRPADYDPATFAAVAPLAQTRIAVLSEIVANVDFLFLDAPAVDDAAWAKAMKEGAADLLDAAIIAFDALPQWSAEPLKAALEQVGAARGLKLGKAQAPVRVAVTGRSVGLPLFESLEVLGRDRTLRRLRDARATLG
- a CDS encoding SRPBCC family protein yields the protein MILIERSGRVEAPIDTVWEVVGQAALLPDWLAGVRQAEVIGTDTRRMRVHTADGAAAEAEVIEFQPPKLIAWRERAAGPGIRAEARTEVQVELTPEGDGTAVRLTVVRWPAGQVSATLLRLGKHRVGADLETSLGRLSDLAAARHSADVC
- a CDS encoding copper resistance protein CopC: MVGLLSVLFGGSAAYAHNVLTGSNPADGAELAQAPETVELTFLARLNQEQTELSVTGPDGAAASTGAPVVDGSAVSVAFQPGPAGEYTVNYNVLSTDGHWVKGTLAFTVTVGVEPTAAPTPSAQPSPTDAPSPPATTESSAAPATPQATSSTESTPWWPWLVGGLVVLAAAGAGAFFVRRHSN